gtcaaggtggtattttgttaatagacgtgatggctccaatggccaagtattttatagacatatatatatgtgtgctcgagcttatacaggtgattatttccttttatatgcgatatgatgctatccgaatttcgggttgtcatagaggtatgcatgggaagtataaggtgatGAGCTTgttctcctgggcctcctcggttatgggtgccattccgccctaataggatttgaggcgtgacacttgTGATTTTGAACTTGACTTGTTAACTGCAGAAATGGATTCATCTAATGAGACAGGTTGTCGAGCTCCAGAAGACCCCGTCCTCTGCATCAACGACTGTGATTTGTTCGGTAGTGCAGCTACGATGAATATGTGTTCCAAGTGTCAAAAGGGCATGATACTACTGAAGCAGGAACATGCAAAGCTTGCAGCTACATCCAGCAAAGACGTTGTACGCAGAAGCTCAAGCAGCGATGAATCAGAACTTGCTCTTGCAGGTGCTGCGGTTGCATCTGCAGATTTAGCCTCTCAGATTTCACAACTGAAGTCAAAAGAGGGTTTTGAA
The sequence above is drawn from the Capsicum annuum cultivar UCD-10X-F1 unplaced genomic scaffold, UCD10Xv1.1 ctg42052, whole genome shotgun sequence genome and encodes:
- the LOC124891877 gene encoding zinc finger A20 and AN1 domain-containing stress-associated protein 8-like, giving the protein MDSSNETGCRAPEDPVLCINDCDLFGSAATMNMCSKCQKGMILLKQEHAKLAATSSKDVVRRSSSSDESELALAGAAVASADLASQISQLKSKEGFEKVHSLS